In Pararge aegeria chromosome 27, ilParAegt1.1, whole genome shotgun sequence, one genomic interval encodes:
- the LOC120635668 gene encoding uncharacterized protein LOC120635668, whose protein sequence is MSETKESDGMEEICRGVAELSVLSFRKLDEVKRLANHFRYVMNHPITQQNKVVLRYMKNLDDTHRKIFLQQRELVEVEFIFTTEKKSNLQRQRFNSLPVSEVPELLKSELLTSENAKQVHICTDCNVEIELNDEEPLMESLQKHFSLEVHMPKLKRVSIDVAEPVVLPKMSRRLSAMESGESAGNLDQIIQLVRPMEKLDKMFIGKLETCLIKHLPDNSEASIDAAIRFYQQSYHKLCQEISAVDFSALTSSVAPIIMSIKDNVNQNFSVDANKNFENDESEQSVDRPIKSQVKKFRYYGPIENLIVKLLTNHKLLTLVDDRTGKLAFFCMSCEYYTLRFRYDSVLNHVFSESHIHNLSCILQSDKHIPFTEEASPMQKIKEMNHKFLLNHGITERNGIDCNLCKSFIESSDNIIMHILDENHLGRLSDKLYRKMKANNPDGLVPDEWGPKSLDWARFLASVGKPLNSRDHVVIENFVRPSSKIANYCSCCDMTLKGPRQVLFNHIRQKKHLRNAAPHKLSLLYKNYCRPAEYFASFGNFYVCSLCPSYIALPSFAAIVDHFDSPQHIESVSKLIRTALYPDTDTKLLESSKITISDEIKCVICEESFPEIAEAVKHVLTNINHQNSIVESKTKANKGDVISVYMKGNYVLHNDGATFKCVPCDSVFNSIRALLAHLVYAEHFDYKPSAENVFRFYLEMKHNVNMLARNKYDYYQFGVLKCGVCDADLEEGENAKRHVVSARHRENMGASYVNVSLDASAVE, encoded by the coding sequence ATGTCTGAAACAAAGGAATCAGATGGTATGGAGGAAATATGTCGAGGGGTTGCTGAACTGTCGGTTTTGTCGTTCAGAAAGCTGGACGAAGTTAAGCGGCTAGCTAACCATTTCCGCTATGTGATGAACCACCCCATAACGCAGCAGAACAAAGTCGTTCTGCGCTACATGAAGAATTTAGACGATACCCACCGGAAGATTTTCCTGCAGCAACGCGAGCTTGTCGAAGTGGAGTTCATTTTTACAACGGAGAAGAAATCCAACCTTCAAAGACAACGCTTCAACAGTCTGCCAGTGAGCGAAGTGCCCGAGCTTCTGAAGAGTGAGTTACTTACTTCCGAGAATGCAAAACAAGTGCACATCTGCACGGATTGTAACGTCGAAATCGAGTTGAATGACGAGGAACCACTAATGGAGTCTCTGCAGAAACATTTCAGCTTAGAAGTGCATATGCCCAAGTTAAAACGCGTTAGTATTGATGTAGCGGAGCCCGTGGTTCTCCCGAAGATGTCCAGACGCCTCTCGGCAATGGAAAGTGGCGAGAGCGCCGGAAATCTGGACCAAATCATCCAGCTCGTGAGACCTATGGAGAAGCTTGATAAAATGTTCATTGGGAAACTAGAAACGTGTTTGATAAAGCATTTGCCTGATAACTCCGAGGCGAGCATTGACGCAGCGATACGCTTCTACCAGCAGTCTTACCATAAGCTATGCCAAGAGATTTCCGCAGTTGATTTCTCTGCTTTAACCAGCTCTGTCGCACCAATAATAATGAGCATAAAAGACAACGTGAACCAAAACTTTTCGGTTGACGCCAACAAGAATTTCGAAAACGACGAAAGCGAGCAATCTGTGGACAGACCTATTAAAAGCCAAGTGAAGAAATTTAGATATTATGGACCGATTGAGAATTTGATTGTTAAATTGCTGACCAATCACAAGCTACTTACCTTAGTTGACGATCGTACTGGGAAACTGGCGTTTTTCTGCATGTCTTGTGAATACTACACCTTGAGATTTCGTTATGACAGTGTTCTGAATCACGTGTTCAGCGAATCGCATATACACAACCTCTCCTGTATCCTGCAATCGGATAAGCACATTCCCTTCACCGAAGAGGCATCTCCAATGCAGAAAATTAAGGAAATGAACCATAAATTCCTACTAAACCATGGTATAACTGAGAGAAATGGGATAGACTGCAATTTATGCAAGAGCTTTATCGAGTCAAGCGACAATATAATTATGCATATACTTGACGAAAACCATCTCGGGCGGTTATCCGATAAACTGTACCGTAAAATGAAGGCTAACAATCCTGATGGCCTAGTACCTGATGAATGGGGTCCCAAAAGCTTAGATTGGGCCAGGTTTTTAGCAAGCGTTGGCAAGCCTTTAAATAGTCGCGATCACGTTGTCATAGAAAACTTCGTTCGTCCTTCCAGTAAGATAGCGAATTACTGCTCGTGTTGCGATATGACCTTGAAGGGCCCCAGACAAGTTTTGTTCAACCACATACGCCAGAAGAAGCATTTGAGGAACGCTGCACCTCACAAACTGTCTCTTCTATACAAAAACTACTGTCGCCCAGCCGAATACTTCGCCAGCTTCGGAAACTTCTACGTGTGCTCTTTGTGCCCCAGCTACATCGCTTTGCCATCTTTCGCGGCGATCGTTGATCACTTCGACAGTCCACAGCACATTGAGAGCGTGTCCAAACTGATCCGCACTGCTTTATACCCGGACACAGATACCAAGCTTTTGGAATCCAGCAAGATTACGATTTCCGATGAGATAAAATGCGTAATATGCGAGGAATCATTCCCGGAAATCGCCGAAGCTGTCAAACATGTTCTCACAAATATAAACCATCAGAATTCGATTGTCGAAAGCAAAACGAAGGCTAACAAAGGTGATGTGATAAGCGTTTATATGAAAGGGAATTACGTGCTTCACAACGATGGTGCTACATTCAAATGTGTTCCTTGCGATAGTGTTTTTAATTCCATAAGAGCTTTGCTCGCCCACTTGGTTTACGCGGAGCATTTCGACTACAAACCTTCCGCTGAGAACGTGTTCAGGTTTTACTTAGAGATGAAGCACAATGTTAATATGTTGGCGAGGAATAAATATGATTATTACCAGTTCGGAGTGTTGAAATGCGGGGTTTGTGATGCTGATCTAGAAGAGGGGGAGAATGCTAAGCGTCACGTGGTTTCCGCGCGCCACAGGGAAAACATGGGGGCCAGTTATGTTAATGTTAGTCTGGATGCATCTGCTGTTGAGTGA